The proteins below are encoded in one region of Sporosarcina sp. FSL K6-1508:
- a CDS encoding pro-sigmaK processing inhibitor BofA family protein, producing MKVIGIVSVVLVLLLLVVLDKKHIQKALELLSVYWFRLAFAFLILFAMNVAGGFIGIYVPVNITSGVLLAILGIPGIAALCAFAVFL from the coding sequence GTGAAAGTTATTGGTATTGTTTCCGTTGTATTGGTTCTCCTTCTATTAGTAGTGTTGGATAAGAAACATATCCAAAAAGCATTGGAACTTCTATCGGTTTATTGGTTTCGGCTGGCCTTCGCATTTCTTATTCTTTTTGCAATGAATGTTGCAGGAGGGTTTATTGGTATTTATGTACCGGTGAACATTACTTCAGGAGTCTTGCTCGCGATTCTAGGGATACCAGGAATCGCTGCGCTATGCGCTTTTGCAGTATTTTTATAA
- a CDS encoding YaaL family protein: MFGRKSKLKKEFDGRLHSLMVETKEEWERAKGIERYLNDYDQEVIARRKIAECKHFYLYKEAKARQLGND; this comes from the coding sequence GTGTTTGGCCGGAAAAGTAAATTAAAAAAAGAGTTCGATGGACGTCTCCATTCATTAATGGTGGAAACGAAGGAAGAGTGGGAACGCGCAAAAGGAATTGAGAGATATCTCAATGATTATGACCAAGAAGTGATTGCCAGGCGGAAAATAGCCGAATGTAAACACTTCTATTTATACAAAGAAGCAAAGGCTCGACAGTTAGGCAATGATTGA